The Armatimonadota bacterium genome includes a window with the following:
- a CDS encoding bifunctional folylpolyglutamate synthase/dihydrofolate synthase, producing MNFDEALAYMSGLLRFGVKLGNDRFEELMRRLDNPHRELDIVHVAGTKGKGSTTVMAAAILHAAGKHTGSYFSPYVYDVCERVQVDGEPISHDDFARIVTAIRPVVDAVSASDLGAVTEFELKTAVAFMCFAEQRVTHAAVEVGLGGRLDATNVVTPSVTVITNIGLDHMATLGDTTAKIAREKAGIIKPGIPCFTAARDEAALQVIRETAAERQAPLTLVRSVGSVDAAPGSVLWSVPANEPHGGSITISTCRAVYNDVPMRLLGGFQRENAACAVGAVEEQLVREGVVLQDAWVRQALAEATLPGRLELWEMPGGVLLVLDGAHNAMASEELSQALRDLAARWRAHGVTLVVGMLQGHDPKGFLEPIAPLAARLIACRPPWKRALSAETIADAARPLVPEVTVVRDPLTAAHRAIREAEPHGMVVITGSFYTLGAAAAVRGDGRPAQLAAPEA from the coding sequence ATGAACTTTGACGAAGCCCTGGCCTACATGTCGGGGCTTCTCCGATTCGGTGTGAAGCTTGGGAACGACCGGTTTGAAGAGTTGATGCGGCGGCTGGATAACCCGCACCGCGAGCTTGACATCGTGCACGTGGCGGGCACCAAGGGCAAGGGCTCTACAACCGTCATGGCAGCGGCCATACTGCATGCGGCCGGAAAGCATACAGGCAGCTACTTTTCACCGTACGTTTACGATGTGTGCGAGCGCGTTCAGGTGGATGGTGAGCCGATTTCGCACGACGATTTTGCACGTATTGTTACGGCAATCCGCCCCGTGGTGGATGCCGTCTCCGCAAGCGACCTGGGAGCCGTCACCGAGTTTGAGCTGAAAACTGCCGTTGCCTTCATGTGCTTCGCGGAGCAGAGAGTTACGCATGCCGCCGTGGAGGTAGGCCTGGGTGGCCGGCTCGATGCCACCAATGTGGTGACGCCGTCGGTAACCGTCATCACCAATATCGGGCTGGATCACATGGCGACGCTTGGTGACACCACCGCCAAGATAGCGCGGGAGAAGGCGGGCATCATCAAGCCCGGCATACCCTGCTTCACGGCCGCGCGTGACGAGGCCGCGCTCCAGGTCATTCGCGAGACGGCGGCAGAGCGCCAGGCGCCGTTGACTCTGGTTCGCAGCGTCGGTTCTGTTGATGCGGCGCCCGGCTCGGTGCTCTGGAGTGTTCCTGCGAACGAACCGCACGGTGGCTCCATCACCATCTCCACATGCCGTGCTGTTTACAACGATGTTCCGATGCGGCTGCTTGGCGGCTTTCAGCGCGAAAACGCCGCGTGCGCCGTTGGGGCCGTGGAGGAACAACTCGTCCGTGAGGGCGTTGTGCTGCAGGATGCGTGGGTACGGCAGGCTCTGGCCGAAGCGACGCTGCCCGGACGGCTGGAGCTGTGGGAGATGCCCGGCGGAGTGCTCCTCGTGCTGGATGGCGCGCACAATGCCATGGCATCGGAGGAGCTTTCGCAAGCCCTGCGGGATTTGGCGGCGCGATGGCGCGCGCATGGCGTCACCCTGGTTGTAGGAATGCTGCAGGGGCATGACCCGAAGGGATTTCTGGAGCCGATCGCACCGCTGGCGGCCCGCTTAATTGCATGCAGGCCGCCATGGAAGCGAGCATTGTCGGCTGAAACCATCGCCGATGCGGCGCGCCCTCTGGTTCCAGAGGTTACGGTGGTACGCGACCCGCTGACAGCGGCGCACCGCGCCATCCGCGAAGCAGAGCCTCACGGGATGGTGGTGATCACCGGCTCGTTCTATACGCTTGGCGCAGCCGCGGCGGTCCGCGGTGACGGGCGTCCGGCGCAGCTCGCAGCACCCGAAGCGTAA
- a CDS encoding sugar phosphate isomerase/epimerase, whose amino-acid sequence MKIGIFTALFHDQPIEAALDIIAGAGIRMVEFGGGAYPGDRHLNDVGGVQTLIDDEGARRRLLQMTESRGLGISAISVHGNPIHPNAAIGKAHHEAFRNAVVLANRLGVGVVNGFSGCPAGPNDTNPNWVTCPWPDEYRDVLAYQWNQVAIPYWREQNAWLAQHNVRFAIEAHPGFIVYNPETVIKLRDAAGEQIGCNFDPSHFWWQGIDPLAAVRYLGKHGAIFHVHAKDTRIDPINSGINGNLDVKSYGDIATRSWVFRSVGYGHGQEWWNDFVTNLRMTGYDDVLSIEHEDGMMSTREGLTKALETLKIAVVNEKPGAMFWAKE is encoded by the coding sequence ATGAAAATCGGCATCTTTACCGCCCTGTTTCACGATCAGCCCATCGAGGCGGCGCTCGATATTATTGCCGGCGCCGGTATCCGGATGGTGGAGTTTGGCGGCGGCGCATATCCGGGCGACCGCCATTTGAACGACGTAGGCGGCGTGCAGACGCTGATCGATGACGAGGGCGCCCGCCGCCGGCTGCTGCAGATGACCGAGAGCCGCGGCCTGGGCATATCCGCAATCTCGGTTCATGGCAACCCCATCCATCCTAACGCCGCGATCGGCAAAGCCCATCATGAGGCGTTTCGAAATGCGGTGGTGCTGGCTAACCGCCTCGGCGTGGGAGTAGTGAACGGATTCAGCGGCTGCCCGGCCGGCCCAAATGACACCAACCCCAACTGGGTCACCTGCCCATGGCCCGATGAGTACCGGGATGTGCTGGCGTACCAGTGGAACCAGGTAGCGATCCCATACTGGCGCGAGCAGAACGCCTGGTTGGCGCAGCATAATGTTCGGTTTGCCATCGAGGCACATCCGGGTTTCATCGTCTACAACCCCGAAACCGTGATCAAACTGCGCGATGCCGCCGGTGAGCAGATCGGCTGTAACTTCGACCCATCGCACTTCTGGTGGCAGGGCATCGACCCGCTGGCCGCGGTGCGTTACCTTGGCAAGCACGGCGCCATTTTCCACGTGCACGCAAAAGATACGCGCATCGATCCAATCAACAGCGGTATCAACGGAAACCTCGACGTCAAATCGTATGGCGATATTGCGACACGCAGCTGGGTTTTCCGCAGCGTCGGTTACGGCCATGGTCAGGAGTGGTGGAACGATTTTGTAACCAATCTGCGCATGACCGGCTACGACGATGTGCTTTCAATTGAACACGAAGACGGGATGATGAGCACGCGCGAAGGGCTGACGAAAGCTCTGGAGACTCTCAAGATCGCCGTGGTGAACGAGAAGCCTGGCGCAATGTTCTGGGCGAAGGAATAG
- a CDS encoding RNA polymerase sigma factor yields the protein MLVVVSERLLQAAHDGDAQALNQVIIQCRPNLRRYAARYCAGADVDDAVQEALIIVSRKLPALRSLAAFTGWIYLIARRECRRLARRMRDHAVAPEELEERAWERSSSDTEMRIDLAAAISSLPERYREIIILRDFEELTVREIAQRMNMPPDTVKTRIYRGRHLIREHLMA from the coding sequence ATGCTGGTGGTTGTGAGCGAGCGGTTGCTGCAGGCGGCGCACGACGGCGACGCACAGGCTCTAAATCAGGTGATCATCCAGTGCCGCCCAAATCTGCGGCGCTATGCCGCCCGTTACTGCGCAGGCGCGGATGTGGACGATGCAGTTCAGGAGGCGCTGATCATTGTCTCCCGCAAGCTGCCGGCCCTACGATCACTGGCGGCATTCACTGGATGGATATACCTCATTGCCCGGCGCGAGTGCCGCCGGCTCGCGCGCAGGATGCGCGATCATGCGGTTGCGCCGGAGGAGCTGGAGGAACGTGCCTGGGAGCGCTCCAGCAGCGACACGGAGATGCGTATCGATCTGGCCGCTGCGATCAGCTCGCTGCCGGAACGCTACCGCGAGATCATCATTCTGCGTGATTTCGAGGAACTCACGGTGCGCGAGATCGCACAGCGGATGAACATGCCGCCGGATACCGTGAAAACGCGAATCTACCGCGGGCGGCACTTAATCCGCGAACACCTGATGGCCTGA